The region TGCGGATTGCTTATTGTGATGATGTTACTGATAAACAGGCATTTATGGCTAATCAGCAACACATTTGGAATCCTGGGATGATACGTCAAACGGGGTTTATTGGGGGAGATGTTTGGCAAAATAGCACTCAACATGTCGTGCTCAGTTATTGGTCATCGGCGCTGGCGCACCAACAATATCAGCAGGGTGATTTTGTCTCACTTCGCCAACAAGCTAAGCCACTTAGCTATATTGGCCATATCTCAGGTTTCACCGTATTGCTTGAACCGCTTTGGCGTATATCTGAACCGCAATCATAAATATCATTTTGAGAGGAAAGGTCTTTAATCATGATTTTGATGCATAAAATCAACTGCTTCCCTTCATAAAATATCACAGTACAATAAGCCATATAAAGGAATGCTAAAACACACCGATGGGATATTGTGATGCCGTTATTGGATGACGTCGAAAAACTAAAAGCTGAATTGAGGGAGCTGAAATTAAAGCAATCCTCAACACAGATTTCACTCGCTTGAGAAGGGAGTCAGTGCTGGTTCTTAAAGAGTTTAGGGAATAAGGATTTGCAATTAAAACAAGCTTTTACTCCGGCAGTTTTGTATGATTATTTAAATATATTAAGGACTTATTACTTCTCTATCTTATCGTTAGCTGAGCCCTGGTATTTTAAGATAAAACTCAGTTAAGTTTATTATAATAAGACACTTTTGTAGAACGCGGCATTTATTAAACATCATGCATAATGTGTGATGCATTCAACATTTTAAAGAGGGCTTTGTTATCAAAGACAACCATAGTTCAGATTCTTCTCGTCGCAAGCCTTGGGTGGTTTTAGGCGTGATAGCTGCCATAGCAATATTAGCTGCAGTGGTGTTCAATGTCTTGCCAAAAGGCTTTAAAACATCCCATGAGCAAGTTGGCACCGGTAAACCTGCGTTAGTATTTGTTTATGATCCTAACCTTGCCGTGAGTAATAGCCAAACAGAGCAAATGAATGCCGCTCGGGAACAGCTTAATGATCAAGCTTTCTTCCTTATTGCCAGAATGGGAACGCCAGAGGGTGATCAGTTCATCGCTAAATATCGGGTGAAATCAGCAGAAATGTTACTTTTTGATCCCGCGGGCAAGTTGGTAAAAAAAGAATATGCACTTAAAACCTCTAACGAATTGATTAACTGGTTACAGTCGCAAATTAAATAGCCATTTGTTAGCTGTTATAAAGCCTTGAACGTAAATACGCTCAAGGCTTTTTTGTTTTATAAGGGATATAGGTTCAAGCAAGTTAAATACTGAATCGCCCAGTTACTTATGTCCAGTTACTTATGCTCAGTCATTTAGATTGAATAATCTTACGCTCAGTACCGCAGACTCAATAAAACGATAAATATCATTTATTCTTTTCAAGCCAATGCTCATCGGCTTCTTTAATAAATTGGTGTTTATTTTCCAGCCAATTTTCTCTCACACTTAGACTGTAGTTTAGGTAAAGTTTGTCTTCAAAAACGGTAAATGCATTCGGGTCACTACTGACGACAAAACCACTGCTCATGGCGTATGCGCAATAGCCACCATACTGCGGGATATATTGCTGTGGCGATTGCTCAAATTGGGCTTGATGTAGTTTACTGGCAAACAACCATTGAGTGCCTTGGTATTCACTTGTGAAGTCTGTACTGCCCTTAACGGCTTTGTTATCTGCAAAATATGCAACGACATCATAGCCACTGACAGCATAACCTTGCTGATTAAAAATCGGTTGGTCACTTATGCTGGTACAGCCCATCATGGCCAACGCGAGTAGCAGGTAAGTCAGCTTTTTCATCCTAAATCCTTGTTATTGATTTATGCACTATTTGCGACAAAGGCAATAGCGGCAAACACAAATAATGGTATCTGGATAAGGAGACCTGATTAGGTTGGAAAACATTTCAATGCACTAAATTTAAAAGAACAGCATTTTAAAAAACAGCATTTAAACGAACAGCTATTAAACGAGCCGCTATTAAATGCACAGCTATTAAATGAAAAATGAGCCAATGAACATTGGTCTGCTAGATTTGGATTTAAGAAGGTGATTGAGTGAAACCAGATCCCTCACACTTAAAAGGGTATCAACTAAGTGTGAGGGGGTTTAACTATGATGAATTGTCTATTCTGTCGATTATTACCTACTTGATGATGATTTCTCTTAATCTGTACTCTCCTGTTAATGTCCTTACATCGGGATATGTTTTGGTAATTTTTCGGCTGTTGTCTTGGTTGGCTTGGCCCCAACTTTTCATAAAGGTTTTGTATTTTTCCTGATTAGGTTCTAAGTCAGCGCTGTTCTCAAACATCACCATTAGCACCATATTAAAGTCGCCACTTTGGGGTAATTCACTGGCATAAATTTTCCAGTCTTTAATAAAACCGAGCTCTTTTTGTAATCGAACCGCTTTAACCCAACTCTCTCGTAATCCTTCTAAATACACATCTTCCATGTTTGGGTCTATTCGTACTGTTGTCATTGAAGTAATGTCTTTTCCAAGGTCATAATCTTTATAGATCTCAAGTTCAGCTTGAGAAGAAACAGCAAAGAGTAAACAACATAATCCGATAACTCCGATAATATGTTTCATTTTATACTCTCCATAAGGTGTAAGAAATTTGACCCCAAAAGTATAGTTATGAATAGTAGACTTGCTAGTATCCATGCAGGTTCTCAGTGATTTTTGAACCGTGATATTTATTATTTTTCTGTAAAAGTGTAACGAATTCATTAGGCCACTAATGAAATAGAAGAAAGACTGATTTTTAAGATTTTGCGACGATA is a window of Shewanella donghaensis DNA encoding:
- a CDS encoding YHS domain-containing (seleno)protein is translated as MKKLTYLLLALAMMGCTSISDQPIFNQQGYAVSGYDVVAYFADNKAVKGSTDFTSEYQGTQWLFASKLHQAQFEQSPQQYIPQYGGYCAYAMSSGFVVSSDPNAFTVFEDKLYLNYSLSVRENWLENKHQFIKEADEHWLEKNK